One window of Calypte anna isolate BGI_N300 chromosome 9, bCalAnn1_v1.p, whole genome shotgun sequence genomic DNA carries:
- the TSC22D2 gene encoding TSC22 domain family protein 2 isoform X2, with product MSKMPAKKKSCFQITSVTTAQVASSITEDTESLDDPDESRTEDVSSEIFDVSRATDYGPEDVCERSSSEETLNNVGEAETPGSVSPNPLLDGHLAVAAGGAAAAPPAVAPNGGAVPKSSALPLPAAASGAAMAGGSTAPPAVPSTGPPASAPPGTMSQTVAAACSSRFRVIKLDHGTGEPYRRGRWTCMEYYDRDSDGGGAVLSRTGDCIRHSSTFEQAAQDRDSGLGATGGSIVVSAVPVSAHGPDSIADSSLSAVSQLLQTEKMNQSSLQQPNFVIGQQQQPQQPIGGAMPQSTAQPMFSGAPVANQQMMVPQQPQPPASTQGVAQPGPNGKAMAPPSAAVGQPSIPVAQQQVQQANVPVTQPQQFAYSQSQIPPVHLLPTQPSGQTEYMQHMTIMQSQGTIQQATAGSVPSTVASSLPVGQVTSQNPSPVGVPAMGVSAQPGEAVGQGSGLVQGGQTQAGQSTVPQPGGVVQQGMGQTGVVQQKSVTQHPMGGSSQVSGMPGAPHAVVSGVQNVPAAVPGTSVPTASTTTSVTMPNVPVTPAQSQLSSHTSASRSSGVVQPQHVGHSLMPGTPSVPAGLTQPNLGQFQTQAQSLVGQIDDTRRKSEPLPQPPLSLIAENKPLVKPPIPDTLANPLQLPASTPMNSFASSVFGISIPVDGDEDSASGASVVAIDNKIEQAMDLVKSHLMYAVREEVEVLKEQIKELVERNSLLERENALLKSLSNNDQLSQLSSQQANPSSTSQAVTAQPPQPAQPPQQPNVSSA from the exons ATGTCCAAGATGCCGGCCAAGAAGAAGAGCTGCTTCCAGATCACCAGCGTGACCACGGCGCAGGTGGCCAGCAGCATCACCGAGGACACCGAGAGCTTAGACGACCCAGATGAGTCCCGGACCGAGGACGTCTCTTCGGAAATCTTTGATGTGTCCCGAGCCACCGACTACGGCCCCGAGGATGTTTGCGAGCGGAGCTCCTCAGAAGAGACTCTCAACAACGTGGGTGAGGCCGAAACTCCTGGCAGCGTCTCTCCCAACCCCCTTCTGGACGGGCATCTGGCTGTGGCTGCGGGAGGGGCGGCTGCAGCTCCGCCAGCTGTAGCCCCCAACGGGGGGGCTGTGCCCaagagctctgccctgcccctgccagctgctgcctcGGGCGCTGCCAtggcaggaggcagcactgCTCCACCTGCCGTGCCCTCCACGGGGCCTCCTGCATCTGCCCCTCCTGGGACCATGTCTCAAACCGTGGCCGCTGCCTGCAGCTCGCGCTTCAGGGTGATCAAGCTGGACCATGGCACAGGGGAGCCCTACAGGCGAGGACGATGGACGTGTATGGAGTATTATGACCGGGACTCAGACGGTGGTGGTGCTGTCCTGAGCAGGACTGGAGATTGCATTCGGCACAGCAGCACCTTTGAGCAGGCTGCTCAGGACAGGGACAGCGGCCTTGGTGCCACGGGAGGTTCCATCGTGGTTTCGGCTGTGCCGGTGTCGGCCCATGGCCCTGATTCTATAGCTGACAGTTCCCTGTCTGCTGTGTCACAGCTGCTCCAGACAGAGAAAATGAACCAGTCCTCTCTACAGCAACCTAATTTTGTCATTGGGCAACAACAGCAGCCGCAGCAGCCCATAGGTGGGGCCATGCCTCAGAGTACTGCTCAGCCGATGTTCTCTGGGGCTCCAGTAGCGAACCAGCAGATGATGGTGCcacagcagcctcagcctccAGCCAGTACGCAGGGTGTTGCACAGCCTGGACCCAACGGGAAAGCCATGGCACCTCCCAGTGCAGCAGTGGGGCAGCCGAGCATTCCTGTGGCACAGCAGCAGGTGCAGCAGGCAAACGTACCAGTGACTCAGCCTCAACAATTTGCTTATTCTCAGTCCCAGATCCCACCGGTGCATCTACTGCCGACGCAGCCTTCTGGTCAGACTGAATACATGCAGCACATGACAATTATGCAGTCTCAAGGAACTATTCAGCAGGCTACTGCGGGCTCTGTTCCAAGTACTGTGGCTTCCAGCCTTCCTGTGGGGCAGGTGACCAGCCAGAATCCCTCACCTGTGGGAGTGCCAGCCATGGGGGTGTCGGCGCAGCCCGGCGAAGCGGTCGGACAGGGATCAGGATTAGTGCAGGGTGGGCAGACACAAGCTGGTCAGAGCACCGTCCCGCAGCCCGGAGGGGTGGTGCAGCAAGGCATGGGGCAGACAGGGGTTGTGCAACAGAAATCTGTGACTCAGCATCCAATGGGTGGAAGCAGTCAAGTGTCCGGAATGCCTGGTGCTCCCCACGCCGTGGTCTCCGGGGTTCAGAACGTGCCTGCAGCCGTGCCCGGTACCAGCGTGCCTACTGCCTCTACCACCACTTCTGTTACTATGCCAAATGTCCCTGTTACACCAGCGCAGTCACAGCTGAGCAGCCACACCTCTGCCAGCAGGAGCTCCGGTGTTGTCCAGCCACAGCACGTGGGACACTCGCTGATGCCAGGCACACCCAGTGTACCTGCTGGTCTGACACAGCCAAACCTCGGACAGTTTCAGACTCAAGCTCAATCCTTAGTAGGCCAGATTGATGATACTAGAAGAAAATCGGAACCCCTACCTCAGCCACCACTTTCTCTTATAGCTGAAAATAAACCTCTTGTGAAGCCTCCCATTCCAGACACTCTAGCAAATCCTCTCCAGTTACCTGCAAGTACTCCTATGAACAGTTTTGCCAGCTCTGTGTTTGGCATATCTATTCCTGTTGATGGTGATGAAGACAG TGCATCTGGTGCAAGCGTTGTTGCCATTGACAACAAAATAGAACAGGCAATG GATCTAGTGAAAAGCCATTTGATGTATGCAGTAAGAGAAGAAGTGGAAGTCCTGAAGgaacaaataaaagaattagTTGAAAGGAACTCTTTACTTGAACGTGAGAACGCACTGTTAAAATCTCTTTCAAACAATGATCAGTTATCCCAACTCTCAAGCCAACAGGCCAACCCCAGTAGCACTTCACAAGCAGTGACAGCACAGCCTCCTCAGCCAGCACAACCCCCACAGCAACCGAATGTCTCCTCGGCGTGA
- the TSC22D2 gene encoding TSC22 domain family protein 2 isoform X1, producing MSKMPAKKKSCFQITSVTTAQVASSITEDTESLDDPDESRTEDVSSEIFDVSRATDYGPEDVCERSSSEETLNNVGEAETPGSVSPNPLLDGHLAVAAGGAAAAPPAVAPNGGAVPKSSALPLPAAASGAAMAGGSTAPPAVPSTGPPASAPPGTMSQTVAAACSSRFRVIKLDHGTGEPYRRGRWTCMEYYDRDSDGGGAVLSRTGDCIRHSSTFEQAAQDRDSGLGATGGSIVVSAVPVSAHGPDSIADSSLSAVSQLLQTEKMNQSSLQQPNFVIGQQQQPQQPIGGAMPQSTAQPMFSGAPVANQQMMVPQQPQPPASTQGVAQPGPNGKAMAPPSAAVGQPSIPVAQQQVQQANVPVTQPQQFAYSQSQIPPVHLLPTQPSGQTEYMQHMTIMQSQGTIQQATAGSVPSTVASSLPVGQVTSQNPSPVGVPAMGVSAQPGEAVGQGSGLVQGGQTQAGQSTVPQPGGVVQQGMGQTGVVQQKSVTQHPMGGSSQVSGMPGAPHAVVSGVQNVPAAVPGTSVPTASTTTSVTMPNVPVTPAQSQLSSHTSASRSSGVVQPQHVGHSLMPGTPSVPAGLTQPNLGQFQTQAQSLVGQIDDTRRKSEPLPQPPLSLIAENKPLVKPPIPDTLANPLQLPASTPMNSFASSVFGISIPVDGDEDRNPSTAFYQAFHFNKLRESKTFWDSASGASVVAIDNKIEQAMDLVKSHLMYAVREEVEVLKEQIKELVERNSLLERENALLKSLSNNDQLSQLSSQQANPSSTSQAVTAQPPQPAQPPQQPNVSSA from the exons ATGTCCAAGATGCCGGCCAAGAAGAAGAGCTGCTTCCAGATCACCAGCGTGACCACGGCGCAGGTGGCCAGCAGCATCACCGAGGACACCGAGAGCTTAGACGACCCAGATGAGTCCCGGACCGAGGACGTCTCTTCGGAAATCTTTGATGTGTCCCGAGCCACCGACTACGGCCCCGAGGATGTTTGCGAGCGGAGCTCCTCAGAAGAGACTCTCAACAACGTGGGTGAGGCCGAAACTCCTGGCAGCGTCTCTCCCAACCCCCTTCTGGACGGGCATCTGGCTGTGGCTGCGGGAGGGGCGGCTGCAGCTCCGCCAGCTGTAGCCCCCAACGGGGGGGCTGTGCCCaagagctctgccctgcccctgccagctgctgcctcGGGCGCTGCCAtggcaggaggcagcactgCTCCACCTGCCGTGCCCTCCACGGGGCCTCCTGCATCTGCCCCTCCTGGGACCATGTCTCAAACCGTGGCCGCTGCCTGCAGCTCGCGCTTCAGGGTGATCAAGCTGGACCATGGCACAGGGGAGCCCTACAGGCGAGGACGATGGACGTGTATGGAGTATTATGACCGGGACTCAGACGGTGGTGGTGCTGTCCTGAGCAGGACTGGAGATTGCATTCGGCACAGCAGCACCTTTGAGCAGGCTGCTCAGGACAGGGACAGCGGCCTTGGTGCCACGGGAGGTTCCATCGTGGTTTCGGCTGTGCCGGTGTCGGCCCATGGCCCTGATTCTATAGCTGACAGTTCCCTGTCTGCTGTGTCACAGCTGCTCCAGACAGAGAAAATGAACCAGTCCTCTCTACAGCAACCTAATTTTGTCATTGGGCAACAACAGCAGCCGCAGCAGCCCATAGGTGGGGCCATGCCTCAGAGTACTGCTCAGCCGATGTTCTCTGGGGCTCCAGTAGCGAACCAGCAGATGATGGTGCcacagcagcctcagcctccAGCCAGTACGCAGGGTGTTGCACAGCCTGGACCCAACGGGAAAGCCATGGCACCTCCCAGTGCAGCAGTGGGGCAGCCGAGCATTCCTGTGGCACAGCAGCAGGTGCAGCAGGCAAACGTACCAGTGACTCAGCCTCAACAATTTGCTTATTCTCAGTCCCAGATCCCACCGGTGCATCTACTGCCGACGCAGCCTTCTGGTCAGACTGAATACATGCAGCACATGACAATTATGCAGTCTCAAGGAACTATTCAGCAGGCTACTGCGGGCTCTGTTCCAAGTACTGTGGCTTCCAGCCTTCCTGTGGGGCAGGTGACCAGCCAGAATCCCTCACCTGTGGGAGTGCCAGCCATGGGGGTGTCGGCGCAGCCCGGCGAAGCGGTCGGACAGGGATCAGGATTAGTGCAGGGTGGGCAGACACAAGCTGGTCAGAGCACCGTCCCGCAGCCCGGAGGGGTGGTGCAGCAAGGCATGGGGCAGACAGGGGTTGTGCAACAGAAATCTGTGACTCAGCATCCAATGGGTGGAAGCAGTCAAGTGTCCGGAATGCCTGGTGCTCCCCACGCCGTGGTCTCCGGGGTTCAGAACGTGCCTGCAGCCGTGCCCGGTACCAGCGTGCCTACTGCCTCTACCACCACTTCTGTTACTATGCCAAATGTCCCTGTTACACCAGCGCAGTCACAGCTGAGCAGCCACACCTCTGCCAGCAGGAGCTCCGGTGTTGTCCAGCCACAGCACGTGGGACACTCGCTGATGCCAGGCACACCCAGTGTACCTGCTGGTCTGACACAGCCAAACCTCGGACAGTTTCAGACTCAAGCTCAATCCTTAGTAGGCCAGATTGATGATACTAGAAGAAAATCGGAACCCCTACCTCAGCCACCACTTTCTCTTATAGCTGAAAATAAACCTCTTGTGAAGCCTCCCATTCCAGACACTCTAGCAAATCCTCTCCAGTTACCTGCAAGTACTCCTATGAACAGTTTTGCCAGCTCTGTGTTTGGCATATCTATTCCTGTTGATGGTGATGAAGACAG GAATCCGTCAACTGCATTCTACCAAGCGTTCCATTTCAACAAGTTACGCGAGTCAAAGACCTTCTGGGATAG TGCATCTGGTGCAAGCGTTGTTGCCATTGACAACAAAATAGAACAGGCAATG GATCTAGTGAAAAGCCATTTGATGTATGCAGTAAGAGAAGAAGTGGAAGTCCTGAAGgaacaaataaaagaattagTTGAAAGGAACTCTTTACTTGAACGTGAGAACGCACTGTTAAAATCTCTTTCAAACAATGATCAGTTATCCCAACTCTCAAGCCAACAGGCCAACCCCAGTAGCACTTCACAAGCAGTGACAGCACAGCCTCCTCAGCCAGCACAACCCCCACAGCAACCGAATGTCTCCTCGGCGTGA